The Syntrophobacterales bacterium genomic sequence ACTAAACTTGATTGAACGTTTCTGGGGCTGGCTCAAATCTCGGCTGCGTAGTATCTTGCATCTATTCGATTCATTTGACGATGCCCTTGCAGACTGTTTTAAAGTAGGGTGAGTATAACTGGTGGAAAATTGACAATTACAACAAACATGATAATACCTCTTTATTCACATGGACCACAATGTCTGACTCCAACCCCTTTAGGGCACCTAGGCTTCGGAACTGTCCCACTGATACCTTTCTCATCGTCTCCTGCCATATATACAATCTGGCGCAATTTCTATTCGTCTAAATATGGAAACAAAACTCCATTATACAGGTATATCGATAAAACAGACGAAAGATGGCTGCGACACATCACAACTACCGTGAGTCATACTCTCATCATTTATACGCCGAACCAGTTCCCCCCCCCTCCTGTTGGCTCTGCAGATAGAGATTATAGAGCCAGTAGTAACGTCATATTCTATCACTAGTGATGGGTAAGTCTATATACGTTTCATAAGGGATCTCTCAAGAAAAGATGCAGCCCTTACCCATAAAGACTTAGCGAAACATACAGCATCCTCAAAGAACCCATCAATTCTTAAAGTCTCTCCAAGAGAGGTTTGAGATAGAAGCTGAAAAAAGAAAGATTGCCTTTCCATTCGCCTGATATCCATATAAGACCTCACTTGCTCGCCGTGAAAGCTAATAATACATCATAATAGATAAAATAGAATAAAAAATTAATAATTAATATAAATATGAGTAATATTAGATAAATGATGAAAATAAAGGTAAAAAATAAAAAACTTGACATTAAAATGATATCAGAGCTAATGTTTAAAAATCGTCTTTTTAATTATGCCATGCAAAAGATATCTCTTTCGTCTATCATTTTGGTTTTTGCATCTGTTTTTGCCACCACCTTTTGCGACGTAAGTTGGGCGCAGGAAAAGACACCCACCAAAACAATGTCCATCAAAGCGGAGGGAGCTAAAATGGCGGCCGTTCCATTCTCCCACCAGACTCATGCGGACAAGGACAGGATCACCTGCAACATCTGCCACCACAAGGCAAAGGAAGGCAAACAATACAAGAAGTGTGTGGACTGCCATTCCCTGAAAGACACGAATAACGACGCTCCAGCCGCAAAAGATGCATTCCATAAGCAATGCCAAAACTGTCATAAAGAAATCATGAAGAAATGCAATGAATGCCACAAAAAATAAAAAGAATATGACCGGCCCGGTTCCTTTTCACGGCGTAACGGGCAAGATATACGGTTTTTTAGCTTCTCTTAAGTTCACCATACTTCTCTTCTCGCTGATCGCGACCGGTTCTGTTTTTGGAACTGCGATCAGACAGAGAGTCTCGCTGGAGGAGTATCTCTCTGCATACTCGGAACACACGGTAAGATTGATAAAATTTTTCGGCCTTGACGACGTGTACCACTCCACATGGTTTTACAGTCTTTTGGTCCTCTTTCTTATTAATCTCATTCTTTGCACCGTGCAGCGCCTCTCTAGGTTTATGAAGATCATGCGCTCCGAATTGGTACTGCCTGACGAAAAGAGCCTCTCGGCTATGGAATTGTCGTTCGTCATAGAGACGGAAAGAAGCCGGGATATGGAGCAGTGGATCGACAAATCATACCGGCGCGTTATGTCTAGCGCAAAGGAAATGGTTTATGAAAAGGGGATTCTGTCCCGCTACGGGGTCTTTACCATCCATTTAAGTATCGTCTTCATTCTTCTAGGAGGATTTGCAGATACCATGCTCGGCTACAAGGGCTACATGGTGCTCACTAAAGGCGAAGCGAAAGACCGGATCGTCACAAGGGGCGAAAATACCGTGGAACGTACCTTCAATTTTACCCTGAAATGCAAAAACTTTAAAGTTGCCTTCTATCCAGGCGGAGAGCCAAAAGACTATGTGAGTACCGTCGAGGTGATTGAGAACGGGAAGATTGTAATGGAAAAAGATGTCCGGGTCAACGATCCTCTGAACTACAAAGGGATCCGTGTGTATCAGTCGAGCTATGGACGGGCGCCTTCATTCCTCTTTAATATTAGTGGAGAAAATGTTATTTTAAAGGAGCGTGAAACCTTCAGTAAAGACCAGTTATTCCTCATGGTGGTCAGATTCGAGAGCCAAATCCATGGTCTTGGGCCGGGAGTTCTTATCGGGTATCTCGACAAAGGGGAACCCAAGACTGCGTGGTTTTTCAAGAATGCGGGGAGAATGCAGGAAAGAAATCTTAACGGTGTCGATATAAGACTGGAGAATATTGCAGAAGAGTTTTATACAGGACTTGAAGTGTCGAAAGACCCAGGGGTATGGATCGTATGGACCGGATTTGTCCTCATGCTCTTCGGCCTTTATGTAAATTTCTTTACTTATTACAGACAGATATTCATGAGAAGAAGAGCAACGGATATAATTGTGGCAGGGTTTGCGCCCAAAGGCAAAGAGGCATTCAGGGAAGAGTTTGCTCGTCTGAAAGCGATGGCGGACGGCAGTGAATCATAAAATACTGGGGCTAGTAACTCTTCTCTATCTTCTCATTTGTGTGATCCATCTCCTCTACTTTGCCGTAAAAAAAGAGAAAATCATGGCCGTCGTGTGGCTGACCATCTACATCACCTTCGGTCTTCACACTCTCGGGCTTATATCCCGCTGGATGGAATCCTATAATGCGGGAATAGGTCATGTGCCTCTCTCGAATTTTTACGAATCCCTCATTTTCTTTGCATGGTGCGTCTCCTTCGTCCTCATAATAATGAAAAAACGGCTTCCCTACCCGGTGATCACGGGGTTGACGTCCCTTATGTCCCTATTCTTAATGGGTTATGCGTCCCTCTCCCCCACAGTACAGAGGACTATTCAACCTCTCGTGCCTGCTCTGCAGAGTAACTGGCTCCACATCCATGTGATTACGTGTTTTCTCGCTTATGCGGCGTTTTCAGTCTCTTTCATAGCAAGTCTCCTCTATCTCGCAAAATGGAAAAGTATAGTCCCCCCAAGAGAAATCCTGGATGAAATTAACTACAGAAGTATTATTGTTGGATTTCCAATGCTAAGTGCTGGTATACTAACTGGTGCCGTGTGGGCCCATTACGCTTGGGGCGCTTATTGGAGTTGGGACCCGAAGGAAACATGGTCCTTGATTACGTGGATAATATATGCCATATATCTGCATGTACGGCTCGTAAGAGGGTGGAAAGGCAAAAAAATTGCTTTGGTATCGATTATCGGTTTTTTGAGTGTCATTTTTACCTATTTTGGAGTAAATTTTATACTGTCAGGATTACATAGTTACGCAACATGATAAAAATAAGGAAACCGCAAAAACCTAAAAGCTTAGTTCTGTTCGGAAACGGCATTAACTGCGAATACGAGACAGCATACACCCATAGACTTGTGGGGTTCAAGCCTGATTTCCTCCACATTAACGACCTTATGGGTAACCCCCGCATCATACATAGCTATTCGTTTATCAATCTACCCGGGGGATTTCTTGACGGAGACGATCTTGGGGCTGCCAAGGCACAGGCTGTAAGATGGAAGTATCAGGTAATCGGCGATACCGGAAAAAGATTTATTGATGAAGTGGTAAAATTCGTGGGCGATGGCAAGATTGTGTTAGGTATCTGCAACGGGTTTCAGCTTCTGATAAAAACAGGTTTGCTTCCAGGCTTCAGCAGTACTGATGAAACTCAACCAGCAACGCTCACCTTCAACGATTCAGGAAAGTTTGAAGACAGGTGGGTGAACCTCAAAGTCAACCCCCTTTCCAATTGCATTTTCACAAGGAACATGGAGACCGTGTATCTCCCAGTGAGACACGGAGAGGGCAAATTCGTCACGGATAGTGCCGACAACCTCGCAAAGGCGCAGAAGGGAGGCCATGTGGCTCTGCAGTACATTGACGAAAGTGGATGTATTACCATGGCCTACCCCCATAACCCAAACGGTTCCGTTGAAGCCATTGCCGGTATTTGTGACACGACAGGAAGGATATTCGGACTCATGCCCCATCCGGAAGCCTACGTCACCTATACGCAACATCCTAGATGGACACGGGAGAAACTAGAGAAAGAAGGAGACGGTCTGAAAGTATTCAGAAATGCGTTCAACTAT encodes the following:
- a CDS encoding cytochrome c biogenesis protein, producing the protein MNHKILGLVTLLYLLICVIHLLYFAVKKEKIMAVVWLTIYITFGLHTLGLISRWMESYNAGIGHVPLSNFYESLIFFAWCVSFVLIIMKKRLPYPVITGLTSLMSLFLMGYASLSPTVQRTIQPLVPALQSNWLHIHVITCFLAYAAFSVSFIASLLYLAKWKSIVPPREILDEINYRSIIVGFPMLSAGILTGAVWAHYAWGAYWSWDPKETWSLITWIIYAIYLHVRLVRGWKGKKIALVSIIGFLSVIFTYFGVNFILSGLHSYAT
- a CDS encoding cytochrome c biogenesis protein ResB, which encodes MNATKNKKNMTGPVPFHGVTGKIYGFLASLKFTILLFSLIATGSVFGTAIRQRVSLEEYLSAYSEHTVRLIKFFGLDDVYHSTWFYSLLVLFLINLILCTVQRLSRFMKIMRSELVLPDEKSLSAMELSFVIETERSRDMEQWIDKSYRRVMSSAKEMVYEKGILSRYGVFTIHLSIVFILLGGFADTMLGYKGYMVLTKGEAKDRIVTRGENTVERTFNFTLKCKNFKVAFYPGGEPKDYVSTVEVIENGKIVMEKDVRVNDPLNYKGIRVYQSSYGRAPSFLFNISGENVILKERETFSKDQLFLMVVRFESQIHGLGPGVLIGYLDKGEPKTAWFFKNAGRMQERNLNGVDIRLENIAEEFYTGLEVSKDPGVWIVWTGFVLMLFGLYVNFFTYYRQIFMRRRATDIIVAGFAPKGKEAFREEFARLKAMADGSES
- a CDS encoding cytochrome c family protein — its product is MMKIKVKNKKLDIKMISELMFKNRLFNYAMQKISLSSIILVFASVFATTFCDVSWAQEKTPTKTMSIKAEGAKMAAVPFSHQTHADKDRITCNICHHKAKEGKQYKKCVDCHSLKDTNNDAPAAKDAFHKQCQNCHKEIMKKCNECHKK
- a CDS encoding phosphoribosylformylglycinamidine synthase subunit PurQ, which encodes MIKIRKPQKPKSLVLFGNGINCEYETAYTHRLVGFKPDFLHINDLMGNPRIIHSYSFINLPGGFLDGDDLGAAKAQAVRWKYQVIGDTGKRFIDEVVKFVGDGKIVLGICNGFQLLIKTGLLPGFSSTDETQPATLTFNDSGKFEDRWVNLKVNPLSNCIFTRNMETVYLPVRHGEGKFVTDSADNLAKAQKGGHVALQYIDESGCITMAYPHNPNGSVEAIAGICDTTGRIFGLMPHPEAYVTYTQHPRWTREKLEKEGDGLKVFRNAFNYTMENR